Genomic DNA from bacterium:
AGCACGAACGGATTTGATCGCTTCAACGACGCTCTCAAGAGTCTCGACGAGCAGCTGACCGAGATGCGCGAGAACTTCGATGACGGTCGCAAGAAGTTCGAGACCCAGATCAACAAGCAGCGAAATCGCGTCGAGACCCGCATCAAGAAGACGGATCTCTACAAGCGCACCAACAAGCTGCGCAAGGACATCGAAGGTCAGGTCGAGAGCGCCCGCGCGCAGGTCTACGACGCCTTCGGAATCGCCAGCAAGACCGAGATCGAGAAGCTCCACCGCAAGCTCAACACCATCTCGCGCAAGCTGAACGAGATCAGCCGAGAGCAGGCGCAGGCTTCCTAGCGCAGCATTGAAGTCCGTTGGCGCGGGCACGTAAGCGCCCGCGCCAACCGGTATGCTTGTCCGGGTCCTTCACTGGAACCCTGACTCCTGGACCCCTGACTTGGAGGCCGCATGCCGTTTGAACCCCTGGACTTCTATCTGATTGAGGACGAGCTCGAAGACGAAGAGCGAATCGTCCGCAATACCGTCCGCGACTTCGTCGAGAAGGAATTCCTGCCGGTCGTGGTGCAACACGTCCGTCAAGACGGTTCCTTTCCCATGGAACTCGTCCCGAAGATGGCGGAGCTGGGGCTCTTTGGGGCCAACATCGAGGGTTACGGCTGCGCCGGGATGAACAACGTGGCGTACGGGCTCGTGATGGAAGAGCTCGAACGCGGCGACTCCGGCATTCGCAGCTTCGCTTCTGTGCAGGGCGGTCTGTGCATGTACCCGATCCACGCGTACGGCACTGAAGAGCAGCGTGAGAAGTGGCTACCGCGCATGGCGAGCGGTGAACTCATCGGTTGCTTCGGCCTGACGGAGCCGGATTACGGTTCGAATCCCGGTGGCATGCTGACCCGCGCAGTGCGCAAGGGAGACACTTGGGTGCTCAATGGCACCAAGCGCTGGATTACCAACGGCTCCATCGCCGATCTGGCGATCGTTTGGGCCAAAACTGACGACGACATCCAGGGCTTCGTCGTGGAGAAGGATCGACCCGGCTTCGAAGCGCGCGACATGAAGGGCAAGTTCTCGTTGCGTGCGTCGGTGACCAGCGAGCTCTACCTGTCGGACGTCGAGATCCCCGAGGAAAATCGACTGCCTAACGTGAAGGGTCTCAAAGGTCCCCTCGGTTGCCTGAATCAGGCGCGCTACGGAATCTCCTGGGGAGTGATAGGGGCCGCGCAGGCCTGCTTCGACGAAGCGCGCCGATATTCGCAGGAGCGAGAGGTCTTTGACCGACCGCTCGGCTCGCTGCAGATTCCGCAGCAGAAGCTCACCTACATGGCTACCGAGATCACCAAGGCGCAACTGCTGTGCTTGCGGTTGGGTCGCCTCAAAGACCAGGGCAAGCTCCACCATTCGATGGTGTCGATGGCCAAGATGAACAACGTCGACATCGCTCTGCAGATCGCACGACTGGCGCGCGACATGCTCGGTGCCAATGGCATCGTCGATGACTACTGCTCCATGCGACACATGATGAACCTGGAGACCGTGCGCACCTACGAGGGCACGCACGACATTCACACTCTGATCATCGGTCGCGAACTCACGGGTCTGGACGCGTTCGGGGCGAACTGATGGCCGCAGCGCGGAGCGCGAGGTTCGCCTCCGTCGCGATCTCCGTACTGGCACTCGTTCTGACCGTCTGGGCCTACGAACCCGCTACACGTGCGCCTTTCTATCTGGACGATGCGCATGTGATCGTGGTGCCCGATGCCATGCACATGAGCGAGTTTTCCGCAGACTCCGTCAGTCGGGTGCTGAGCGAAGTGCGCCCCGTCACTCGTCCCGTGGCGAACCTCAGCCTGGCTCTGAATCATCTGTACGGCGGACTCGATCCGCGTGGCTATCACCTGGTGAACATCGGGATCCACCTGCTCAACGGGTTTGCGCTCGCGTGGTTGATCGCGCTTCTACTGGCTCAGACTCGCGAGTCACGACGCGTTCGCACTCCCGATGTTCTACTGGCAAGTATCTGTGCGAGTGCGTTTCTCCTGCATCCACTGGCCACACAGGCCGTGACGTACACCGTGCAACGCATGACCTCGCTCGCGACCCTGTTTACTCTGCTTTCTCTTTCGAGCTACGTTTTCGCGCGCGCTCCCGATCGCAGCGCTCGTGCCGTCTGGTTCATCGTCAGCGGGCTATTTGCGCTTCTGGGTGCCGGTAGCAAGGAGATTGCGTTCGTCCTGCCCTGGCTGATCGTGCTCTACGAGTTGTGTCGAGCACGTGGATTGCCGGCTTCGTTTCCGCCGATTCTGCTGATCGGGCTCGCTCTTGCGCTGGGCGCATTCGGCGTCGCCATCGAGATCTGGTTCGAACCGGTGCGCGGGCTGTTCCGATTGCACACGACACCCGAACTGGGCTTCGGCCCCGCCGAGCGAGTCCTCACGCAGGCGCGTGTCGTGTTCTTCTACCTGTCGCTATTCCTGTGGCCGGCGCCCTCCCGGCTGAATCTGGAACACGAGTTCAGCCTGTCGACGGGGTTGTTGGATCCGCCTTCTACGCTTCTGGCAATTTTCGGCTGGCTGATGTTCGCGGTCGCGGGCCTCTGGATCGTGCGCAGACACGCGATGCTCGGATTTTCCTGGTTCGCCTTTCTGTCGCTCAATGCAATCGAATCTGGACCGGTTCCACTCGAACAGGTCAACGAACATCGCTTCTATCTGCCGATGGTCGCGATCTTTGCCGCGATCGCTCTAGCTCTGGCGAAGCTCCCAAGCGCACTGCAGACGGCGGGCTCCGCGTTATTGCTCGCACTCTGTGTTCCATTGTCTCTTGCGGCTCATGCGCGCAACCAGACCTGGAGTGATCCTCTGATCTTTCATCGCGACGCAGTCGCCAAGTCGCCGAATCACTTTCGCGCCCGCTATGAGCTGGGGCGCAGCCTATGGGAAGCCGACCGGGATCTCGAAGCCGCCGAGGCCTGGGAGCAGGCGCTCGAGCTCCAGGAGAATTCTCTGGTACACGTGCTGACGGCCACGGCTTTGCTGGAGGCGAAACTGCCGACGCGCGCGCTCACCCACTACAGGCGGGCCGTCGAGATCGATCCAGATTATCCGGAGGCTCTGTACGGCCTGGCCTGGTTGATCGATCTCGGTGGCGGGTTGGACGCGGCTGCGCCTTACTACGAGCGCTATCTGAGCTTGATTCCCTCCACCGATCAGAGCCATCAGATTTCGCATGCGCGCGAGAGGCTCGCCGCGCGGGAAGACTAGTTGACCGCGCTCCCGTTACGCGATGCTTGCGGCCCAACTGCCGGTTGAAGTGTAGACGGCTTCGCCAAATAGGAGCATGGAATCGGCCAGTTGCATCGCCTGGCGCCGAAGACGCGTCAGGAACGCCCTTCGGGCACTGATAACCCTACGCGAACGTTGTGGAATCTGTCAGGATACGGGTGATGGCATTGTCCCCGACACAGCTCAACGAGAATAGTCGCGGCCTGGATTCCGTTTCGAACCCGATCCCCAGGCGAACGCTCTTGATCAGCCCGCCCCGCTTCAACGAACTGATCGGCAAGAATCCGGCGATCGTCGAGAAGCACCGCGGGTACAACCCGCCGCTGGGCGTCTTGATGCTGGCGGGATACCTCGAAAAGCATTCCGTGCACCCGGTCGAGATCATCGACGCGCAGCCGTACGAGTACACGTACGAGCAATTGCGCGAGATTCTGCGGACAAAGCGCTTCGACGTCGTAGGCATCACCGCCATGACCTTCACGCTGGTCGATGTGATCCTCACCTGCAAGTTGGTGCGTCAGGTGAATCCGGAGGCGAAGATCGTCCTGGGTGGACCGCATGTTCACCTGTATCCGAACGAGACGATTCGCCGTCCCGAGGTCGACTTCCTGGTTCAGGGTGAAGGCGAGATCGCTTTCAAAGACCTCCTCGACAAACTCGACCGGCCGGATCTCTGGCCCTCCGTCAAAGGGCTGGTGTATACCGACACTGCTGGGCAGATCGTTAACAATGGCATCGCGCCTTCGACGAATGAACTCGACACACTCGGCATGCCCGCGCGTCACCTGATCGACTATACGAAGTACACATCATTATTGGGACGTTCCGATGTGGTTACCACCATGTTTACCAGTCGCGGCTGCCCATTCCGCTGCACGTTCTGCGATCGTCCCTTCTCGCCCGTTCTTTCTGGATTTCGCTGGCGTTCGGCGAAGCACGTCGCCGACGAAATGGAGATGTGCGCCGAGATGGGTATCCGTGAGGCATTCATCTACGACGATACCTTCACCGTTCGCAAGGACCGAGTGTTCGAGTTATGCGACGAGATCGCCAAGCGCAAACTCGACTTCAGATGGGACGTACGCGCGCACGTCAATACGATTTCCCCGGAGTTACTCAAGGCCATGGCGAATGCCGGTTGCGATCGGATTCACTTCGGTGTGGAGTCGGGCAATGATCGCATGCTGAAAGTGATCAGAAAGAACAGCAACGTCGAGCGGCTGAAGAACGTCTTCAAGTGGACGCAGGATGCCGGAATCGAGACTCTGGCGTACTTCATCATTGGTCAGCAGACCGAGACCGCTTCCGACATCCAGGACTCGATGGCTCTCGCGAAGCAGCTGCATACCAACTACGCGCACTTCACGATCTTCTGTCCCTACCCGGGGACCGAGATCTATCGGAGGGGACTGGAGAGCGGCATCATCAAGGAAGACGTCTGGGGTGCGTTTGCCGAAGATCCACAATCCGGTTTCGAGTTGCCCGTGTGGGAAGAGAACTTCACGCGCGCGGAGCTTCGGGAGATGCTCGTCAAGTGTTACAAGAGTTTCTACCTGCGCCCGTCTTTCGTACTGAAAGGACTCACGCGCATTCGTGGGTTGGGTGAATTGCGCCGCAAACTCCGCGCCGGAATGTCTGTGGTAGCGATGAATCCCGACGACAAGGTCTTCGATGAGAAGATCGCCGAACAGGTCAAAGACGTCGTTCCCGATGCACCAATCGATGTCCACCGCTGAACGCGGTTTGAGAACTCAGCTGATCGGAAGGCTGAACTGATGTCCGGCGGGGTCCTGGACGCCAGCTACGCCGCCGACCGAGTTCGAAAGCCCCACATTGAATTCCGGTACCGTGTGCGCGCGCGTGTTGCTGCGCGGGCCATCGAGCGCTTCCTGCCCGCTGCACGGCGCGATGGACACGTGCTCGAACTCGGATGCGCGGAGGGGCGCACACTGACGGAGCTTCATTCCCAACTCATCGAATCCCATCTCGTAGGTGTCGAGTATTCTGAAGACCTGTTGGCTGTCGCATCGACCGAACTGCCGGAATCAATTGAGCTCCTGCAGGGAGATGCGATGCGACTTCCCGAGACGCTCGAAGCCGGGGGCTTCGATGCGGTGATCGCCCTGGCGGTGCTGGAACACCTGCCCCGGCCGCTGGATGCCGTGCGCGAGGCTGCGCGAATGCTCCGCCCCGGAGGTCTCTTCGTGGCGACCTGTCCCAATCCTCAATGGGATCGGATCGCTGAGCGTATTGGGTTACTGAGCGACGATTCGCACGAGTCCGACATCGATCGCAGCGTCTTACTCGAACTCGTGCGCGGCGCAGGCCTGGAGTTCGTGAGGTTCGAACGTTTCATGTGCGCGCCCGTCGGCTTCCTGCCCTATCTCAAGATCCCCATCCCAGCTGAAGCCGCACTGCGTATTGATGACGTTCTGCGCAAACTGCGGGTATTCGACTGGCTGTTCGTGAATCAGGCATTGGTCGCACGAAAGCCGCAAGGACGGCCTCGAGAATCCGGATGACGGCAATGGGTGGGAGACAGCCCTAAAGACCATCGAGCTTCTTCTCCAACTGGCCCACGTGGAAGCACCACTCTTCAATACCGCATCCATACACACAGAGAAGGCTGCACTCTACTCGTTGAGCGGAGAGGTCTGAGATGCTGAATCTCGAAGCCGATGTCTACGTGTCGCATCCCGGCGGCCAGGTCCAGCAGATCTCGCCTGGGAATGGTCTCTTCTATCAGTCGTGTATCCACCCGATGGATCGCGCGTCGTCTATGGAGGCGCGGCGTCTGGCCTTCCTCGAATCTGGTGTGCCAATACGTCTGGATCGACAGAAGGATTTCCCATGACGTCATCCGATTCGGGTGCGCGCCACCCGGTGTTTTCCTGGGACGGTTCGCGAGTTGCTTTTTCGTCTGACCGGAAATCGCCTGGCGCAAAACAGAGCGTCGAAGACATCACCCCGTTGGGACTGCCAGTGGACGGAGATCTGTTCGTGATCGATGCCTCGGGTGGGCAGAGTGTTCAATTCACCGAAGGTCCGTACCTGGATCAGAGGCCTTGCTTCAGCCCGGATGGTTCGACGATCGTGTTTGTATCCAATCGCGAAGATCGTCTTGGCCTGTGGTCAGTCCCGAGCGATGGCACTGCGGATCCGCAACCGTTGCCGAATACAGGCTTTGTCTATCGGCCCTGGTTTTCGACAGATGGCCGCACGCTCTTCCTTTTCCGCGATGTCGATGGGCGTCACCAGATCTGTCGGATCGGTGTGTCCGATACCGAGTTCGAACCGTTGCGCAACGATGACCGCGGGCGAAGTCACGGCCCCTTCGTCGATCCCAACGGAAAGGTGCTCTTGTTCCACTCGACACGCACCCAGTCGTGAAGCGGAAGCAGGTGGAATCGAGCAAGAGGACCGCATCCGTATCTCGATGCGGGCGGTCACTCCAAGGCAGTATGCTGTCGACCGACTCTGAGCCAACCGGTACGAGAAGCATCCGGGCTCACCTACGCGTATATCGCCGCCCCCGACGGTGTCATTGTCGAATTGACTCAGTACTAGTCGCGCTCGACGCTGTAGAAGGGAAAGATCAGAGAATCGTTCTTCTGTTCCTCGAAGCGCACGTCCGTTCTGCTGTGCAGGTGCTTGCGAACGGCTTCGGTCACCAGCGTCTCTCCACCGCGCGCGGTGTCCTCGCCGAGTTTGCTCGCGCGATTCATCTCGTCACCCATCGCTCGGTTCGGGCCAATCTCGTACACATTTCCGAAACCGATGCCGATGCAGCACCTCGCGTGATCGGGAGTATCGATTTCCAGTTCTCTTCGGACCTGCGAGCGTACGTGAATCTCGAGCGCCGCGTCGAGCGCTGTGCCGGGTTCCGAAAACAGCGCGACGATATCGTCCGCAAAGGTTCGGATGTACGAGGCCTGCAGCTCGCGCAGGACCGGGATGCACGTCTTGTGGGCGTCGAGAATCTGCAGGAAACTCGCAATAGGGCCCCCCTTGATCGTCGTTTCGGTGAAGCCGGTCAGATCGAGTACCAGGATTGCCCGTTCGAAAAGATAGCGGGCATCAAACTCCTGCGGAGTCATCTCGCCCTGTTCGATCGCGAGCAGGTCGCGGTAGACCTCTCCCCGCCAACCGTGGTGCCTGGCCAGCTCGATCGGATCTTCGAGCAGAGGAAACGGTGGGCTGTGTTTCGAGCGCATCTGATGCCTGGCCAAAAGCGACCCTCTCTAGTCTGAATCGGCCGGAGCCATCACGAGCCGCAGAAATACCGTCAGCAACGTTCCCCCGAGACCCAGAAGGCAAAGGCTCGCTCCGGGGATCGCGATGAATTCCAGGGCCTCCTTTGCGGCGTGAGTACTGCCGAGGGATGGAGCGCTGAGTCCGGCCACGAGCCAGAAGATGGAGTACAGAAGAGCACCTCCACCAAAAGACGCCGCAGTGATTCGCTCGATCAGGCCCGGGTCTCCGATGAGGCCGAGGAGGAGGATTGATGCCAGAGCTACCGCACCGATGGCACCCCCGTGAAGATGCGCTCTTTTCAAGTAGCGCCATGACTTGCTGACGACCGCATCCCGCTTTTCCGCATCGCTGTTGTAGACCGTTTCGAAAACGGCATCCGCCGATGAGCGCAGGTGATCTTTGATGGAGCTCTCAATCGCGCCAAAGGAACTCCCGAGAAGAAAGCCGAACGAAATCGCCAGCAGCGCAAGAATGAGACCAGGAGCTAGTGGCTTCAAACTGGATACGGATTGGTTCGACATCTTTTCTCCTACTGGAAATCATTTTCTTTCACGGACTGGTGGCGTCTCTTCGTCCGGGCTCGCCGTTTCAGGCCGGGTGCTATTCTAGCCCAGTCTCTGGATCGTTCGCCCGGTGGACGCAACGCACAATCGGCCCATTCTCCAACTGGATGACGAGCATCTCAAACTGCCCGAGGGTGTTTCGTGCTCACTCTATACGACAATCCGTTCAGCCCCTTTGCCCGAAAAGTCCGCATGGTGCTTCGGTTCAAGGGACTGGAGTATCGATCGATCGACGCCCTGGCTCTGAGCGAGCACGAACGTCTCGCGAGCATCAACCCGCGAGCGGAGGTGCCCGTTCTGGTCGATGGACCGGTCGCGGTGGCCGATTCGGCCGATATCGTCGCCTACCTCGAGGATCGATTCCCCGAACCGACGGTTCTTCCCATCACCCCGGAACTCCGCGCCAAGGCGCGTCGCTGCCAGCGCCTCGCCGATACAGTGCTCGATGCAATCGTTCACGATATTTCCATCTGGGTATGGCCGACTCACCATCGCTCGGATCCGCCCCCCGAGGGTCTGCTCGAGGAGGGCCGCCGGGAGTTGCGAGAGATCATCAACGATCTGGAGGGCACGATCGGAGAATCTGGTTTCTTCTGCGATCGGCTTTCGATCGGCGATTTCTCCCTGTTCCCGCACCTCTCGTCCCTGAAACCACTTGGCGTGCACTTCGATGAGATTGCGCATCCGAAACTCATGAAGTGGAATCGACACATGCGGGCACAGTCCTGCGTGAGGGAGGACCTCGAGTACGTGAAGCGAACGGCCATAGAGAAGTTTGGCTCGGGTTCGTCTCCTTACGAAGCAGAGAAGATCGTCTGGCGAGGGGATCGAATCGAGTGGCTCATGGCCCACGGTTTCCAGGACTGGTTCTACTCGGAACTCACGAACGGTCGCGCCGAAATACCCCGTTCCCTCTCGCGGCGGCCCTGATGCCACTATTCTTCACGACCTCGAGCGAGGTGCACGAGCCGTGAATCTGGAAGTATTGATGGAACTGCATCAGGGCCTGCTGCAGCAGGGCCCGGGTTCGGATGTCGAAACACGTCGTGCGCTGGAGTGCATTCCCCCACTTGATTCCGACGCACGGATCCTGGACGTGGGCTGCGGTCCGGGGCGTCAGACGCTGGTTCTGGCCAGGGAGACCGAAGCGGCGATCGACGCGATCGATCTGATGCCCACCTTTCTGGAACAACTCGAGCAACGGGTCCGGACTGCGGGCTACGCCGATCGGGTTTCTGCACATCTCATGAGTATGAGCGCGCTCGATTTTCCCGAGCGCGTCTTCGATCTCATCTGGAGCGAAGGTGCAATCTATCAAATGGGTTTCTCTCGCGGTCTGGAGTCCTGGAAGCGTCATCTGGTACCCGGCGGGTATCTGGCCGTCACGGAACTCTGCTGGTTGAGCGATGAGCGTCCCGTTGCTGCCGCCGAGTTCTGGGGCGCAGCCTATCCGGCCATGACCCAGGTCGAGACCAATATCGCAACCGCCGAACGGGCCGGCTATGAATGCCTCAACTCATTCAGCCTTCCGGAGTCCGCATGGTGGAACGATTACTACGATCCGATCCGCGCGCGACTTCCAGCGCTCTTCGACAAGTACGCCGGAGATGATGAGGCGCTGAAGCAGTTGCGAGAATCCGCAGAGGAGATCGATCTCTTCGAGCGCTATTCGCAGCAGTTCAACTACGTGTTCTATGTATTTCGCTTGCGCCGCCGTGTAGAGGCAAAAAACTGAAGCTGTCCTTTGGGTTCGTCCCTTACTACACTTGCATTCATGTCAGGAGACTCGACCTTCGTTATCGCATCTGAAGTCGATCTGCGGATCGATTCGGAGTCGGATCTGATGGATGCGATCGGGCATTGCTTCGGAGGGACGGGTCTATTGCTGATCGAGAAGGACGTATCTGCGGACTTTTTCGATCTGCGTACGGGACTCGCCGGAGCGGCCATGCAGAAGTTCATCAACTACCAGGTCCGCGTTGCAATCGTAATCGAGAACCCTGCTCGCTATGGAGAGCGTTTCGAGGAGTTGGCCTACGAGCACTCCGCGCATCCACAGGTACGCATCACGACTTCCCGAACCGAAGCCGAGGCGTGGCTCTCAACCTGAACATTACAGGACGCTAGGGGAGGCGGCGATTGATCACGTCGGCGATCATTCCCAGCGCCAGAAGTTGTACGCCCGTCACGAACAGAAGCACAGTCGTCACGTCCATGAAATGATCCGTAAATACAATACTTCCGACGGCAACGCCTAGCGAAGACAGCATGAACCCCAGCGATACCGGCAACAGTACCCGCATGGGATCGAAAAACATGATCGTGCGAACGATCAGACGCAGGAAATTCAATGTATCGGGAATTGGACGGATCTTGGAGCGGCCTTCGCGCACGCGATACTCGATGGGAATGTACTTGAGACGGTAGCCCGCCGAGAGCAGTGCCAATGTGATGGTGCTTGTGAAGGAGAATCCGTCGGGCATCAGGTTCGCGAAGCGTTCCGCCAGTTCCCGAGGGAAAGTCCGCATCCCCGAGTTCAGATCGACGATCTTCTGACGGCTCAGATACGAAGCCAGCACCTGCAGCGTCCACTTGGCCGGCTTGCGGATCAGTGGGATGTGCGCGTCTTGACCGATGCGCGCGCCGATCACCATCTCGAAGTCCGCACGTTGTTCGAGCAATTCCGGGATGTGACGACACGGATAGGTCCCGTCCGCATCTGTAATCAGAATCCACGGATAGATCGCACTGTGGATGCCCGTCTTCAGCGCTGCTCCATAGCCGCGGTTCTCGTCGTGCGAGATCAGGCGAAGCCGAGGTCCGACAAACGGCTTGATCGCCTCCGCAGTGCCATCAGAAGACCCGTCGTCAACGACTACGATCTCCCAGGGAATTTCCGACTCCAGCCCGTCCATGAACTGGGTTAGTTCGGGGAGGGTGATGCCGACGCCAGCCGCTTCGTTATACGCCGGAATAACGATACTGACACCGGCGGACTTTTCCGACGGCCCAGCGATTTTCGTAGACGGCTCGGGTGTTTCCACAGTTTTCATATCGGAAACAAGGATAACAGACTGTCATCCTGTCGGCGCACTGGTGTAGGATTGCGAGAACCGAGTTAGGAGGGAGAAGAGTGCGATCCTGGCCGAGTTGGCTCTCACTGGCGTTGCTTCTGGTATTCGCTTCGGGTCTCCCCCGACTCTGCTCGGCGCAGGATTTCGATCGCGATGGCATCCCCGACCTGAGCGACAATTGCTCGGCGACCTTCAATCCCGACCAGGCAGACAACGGCGGACTGCTCAGCCTGTCACCGAACGGTCGCGGAGATCGCTGCGAATGCGGGGACGGAAGCAATGACGGAACCGTCGATCTGATCGACTACGTGCGTCTGGCCCAGGGCCTTGCAGGTGCGGAATTGACTGCGGCCGGTTTCGAGAAATGTGGCGTCAATGGCGACTTCGTCTGTAACGGTGCAGACGTGACGCGCCTGCAGGAAATCATCGCGCAGGTTCCAGTTGCGATCGAGCAATCTTGTGAAGGATCGATTCCTCCTGCAATCAACATCACGGATCC
This window encodes:
- a CDS encoding acyl-CoA dehydrogenase, with protein sequence MPFEPLDFYLIEDELEDEERIVRNTVRDFVEKEFLPVVVQHVRQDGSFPMELVPKMAELGLFGANIEGYGCAGMNNVAYGLVMEELERGDSGIRSFASVQGGLCMYPIHAYGTEEQREKWLPRMASGELIGCFGLTEPDYGSNPGGMLTRAVRKGDTWVLNGTKRWITNGSIADLAIVWAKTDDDIQGFVVEKDRPGFEARDMKGKFSLRASVTSELYLSDVEIPEENRLPNVKGLKGPLGCLNQARYGISWGVIGAAQACFDEARRYSQEREVFDRPLGSLQIPQQKLTYMATEITKAQLLCLRLGRLKDQGKLHHSMVSMAKMNNVDIALQIARLARDMLGANGIVDDYCSMRHMMNLETVRTYEGTHDIHTLIIGRELTGLDAFGAN
- a CDS encoding tetratricopeptide repeat protein, whose translation is MAAARSARFASVAISVLALVLTVWAYEPATRAPFYLDDAHVIVVPDAMHMSEFSADSVSRVLSEVRPVTRPVANLSLALNHLYGGLDPRGYHLVNIGIHLLNGFALAWLIALLLAQTRESRRVRTPDVLLASICASAFLLHPLATQAVTYTVQRMTSLATLFTLLSLSSYVFARAPDRSARAVWFIVSGLFALLGAGSKEIAFVLPWLIVLYELCRARGLPASFPPILLIGLALALGAFGVAIEIWFEPVRGLFRLHTTPELGFGPAERVLTQARVVFFYLSLFLWPAPSRLNLEHEFSLSTGLLDPPSTLLAIFGWLMFAVAGLWIVRRHAMLGFSWFAFLSLNAIESGPVPLEQVNEHRFYLPMVAIFAAIALALAKLPSALQTAGSALLLALCVPLSLAAHARNQTWSDPLIFHRDAVAKSPNHFRARYELGRSLWEADRDLEAAEAWEQALELQENSLVHVLTATALLEAKLPTRALTHYRRAVEIDPDYPEALYGLAWLIDLGGGLDAAAPYYERYLSLIPSTDQSHQISHARERLAARED
- a CDS encoding radical SAM protein, which produces MALSPTQLNENSRGLDSVSNPIPRRTLLISPPRFNELIGKNPAIVEKHRGYNPPLGVLMLAGYLEKHSVHPVEIIDAQPYEYTYEQLREILRTKRFDVVGITAMTFTLVDVILTCKLVRQVNPEAKIVLGGPHVHLYPNETIRRPEVDFLVQGEGEIAFKDLLDKLDRPDLWPSVKGLVYTDTAGQIVNNGIAPSTNELDTLGMPARHLIDYTKYTSLLGRSDVVTTMFTSRGCPFRCTFCDRPFSPVLSGFRWRSAKHVADEMEMCAEMGIREAFIYDDTFTVRKDRVFELCDEIAKRKLDFRWDVRAHVNTISPELLKAMANAGCDRIHFGVESGNDRMLKVIRKNSNVERLKNVFKWTQDAGIETLAYFIIGQQTETASDIQDSMALAKQLHTNYAHFTIFCPYPGTEIYRRGLESGIIKEDVWGAFAEDPQSGFELPVWEENFTRAELREMLVKCYKSFYLRPSFVLKGLTRIRGLGELRRKLRAGMSVVAMNPDDKVFDEKIAEQVKDVVPDAPIDVHR
- a CDS encoding class I SAM-dependent methyltransferase translates to MSGGVLDASYAADRVRKPHIEFRYRVRARVAARAIERFLPAARRDGHVLELGCAEGRTLTELHSQLIESHLVGVEYSEDLLAVASTELPESIELLQGDAMRLPETLEAGGFDAVIALAVLEHLPRPLDAVREAARMLRPGGLFVATCPNPQWDRIAERIGLLSDDSHESDIDRSVLLELVRGAGLEFVRFERFMCAPVGFLPYLKIPIPAEAALRIDDVLRKLRVFDWLFVNQALVARKPQGRPRESG
- a CDS encoding glutathione S-transferase family protein, which produces MLTLYDNPFSPFARKVRMVLRFKGLEYRSIDALALSEHERLASINPRAEVPVLVDGPVAVADSADIVAYLEDRFPEPTVLPITPELRAKARRCQRLADTVLDAIVHDISIWVWPTHHRSDPPPEGLLEEGRRELREIINDLEGTIGESGFFCDRLSIGDFSLFPHLSSLKPLGVHFDEIAHPKLMKWNRHMRAQSCVREDLEYVKRTAIEKFGSGSSPYEAEKIVWRGDRIEWLMAHGFQDWFYSELTNGRAEIPRSLSRRP
- a CDS encoding class I SAM-dependent methyltransferase, which produces MNLEVLMELHQGLLQQGPGSDVETRRALECIPPLDSDARILDVGCGPGRQTLVLARETEAAIDAIDLMPTFLEQLEQRVRTAGYADRVSAHLMSMSALDFPERVFDLIWSEGAIYQMGFSRGLESWKRHLVPGGYLAVTELCWLSDERPVAAAEFWGAAYPAMTQVETNIATAERAGYECLNSFSLPESAWWNDYYDPIRARLPALFDKYAGDDEALKQLRESAEEIDLFERYSQQFNYVFYVFRLRRRVEAKN
- a CDS encoding DUF4180 domain-containing protein, which gives rise to MGSSLTTLAFMSGDSTFVIASEVDLRIDSESDLMDAIGHCFGGTGLLLIEKDVSADFFDLRTGLAGAAMQKFINYQVRVAIVIENPARYGERFEELAYEHSAHPQVRITTSRTEAEAWLST
- a CDS encoding glycosyltransferase family 2 protein; protein product: MKTVETPEPSTKIAGPSEKSAGVSIVIPAYNEAAGVGITLPELTQFMDGLESEIPWEIVVVDDGSSDGTAEAIKPFVGPRLRLISHDENRGYGAALKTGIHSAIYPWILITDADGTYPCRHIPELLEQRADFEMVIGARIGQDAHIPLIRKPAKWTLQVLASYLSRQKIVDLNSGMRTFPRELAERFANLMPDGFSFTSTITLALLSAGYRLKYIPIEYRVREGRSKIRPIPDTLNFLRLIVRTIMFFDPMRVLLPVSLGFMLSSLGVAVGSIVFTDHFMDVTTVLLFVTGVQLLALGMIADVINRRLP